From the genome of Miscanthus floridulus cultivar M001 chromosome 10, ASM1932011v1, whole genome shotgun sequence, one region includes:
- the LOC136485404 gene encoding kafirin PSKR2-like — protein MAAKIFALLALLALSVSATTAFIIPQCSPVAAAGYEHPVLQAYRLQQVLAASILQQPIAQLQQQSSAHLLVQTIVAQLQQQQFLPALSQLAVANPAAYLQLQQLLPTNPLAAANAIEYLQQQQLQQFLPALRQLAVANPAAYLQQQQLLPFNQLAVANAAAYLQQQQPLPITQSAVATAAAYHQQQQLLPVNPLALANLLAAAILQQQQLLPFNQMSLINPALSWQQPNVGGAIF, from the coding sequence ATGGCTGCCAAGATATTTGCCCTCCTTGCACTCCTTGCTCTTTCGGTCAGCGCTACAACTGCGTTCATCATTCCGCAGTGCTCACCAGTTGCTGCTGCGGGCTATGAACACCCAGTTCTGCAGGCCTATAGGCTACAACAGGTGCTCGCGGCGAGCATCTTACAACAACCAATTGCCCAATTGCAACAGCAATCCTCGGCCCACCTACTAGTACAGACCATCGTAGCGCAACTGCAACAGCAGCAGTTCCTGCCAGCGCTCAGTCAACTAGCTGTGGCAAACCCTGCCGCCTACTTGCAGCTGCAACAGCTGCTTCCTACAAACCCACTGGCTGCGGCGAATGCCATTGAATACCTGCAACAACAACAGTTACAACAATTCCTGCCAGCACTCCGGCAACTGGCCGTGGCGAACCCTGCCGCCTACTTGCAACAGCAACAGCTGCTTCCATTCAACCAACTAGCTGTGGCGAACGCCGCTGCATACCTGCAACAGCAGCAGCCGCTTCCGATTACCCAGTCGGCTGTTGCAACCGCCGCTGCCTACCACCAGCAACAGCAGCTGCTCCCAGTTAACCCATTGGCACTGGCTAACCTGTTGGCTGCTGCCATCCTGCAGCAGCAACAATTGCTGCCATTCAACCAGATGTCTTTGATTAACCCTGCCTTGTCGTGGCAGCAACCCAACGTTGGAGGTGCCATCTTCTAG